The genomic DNA CCGGAGATCCAGCAAGGTGGAGACATGCTCATCGCTGGGCAGAGCAGGAGGTGAGCCCGGGTGCAGCCAGCACATGGCATCATCCTTTGCGGCCTTTTGTGCCATTTGCTGGGCCCCCACAGCTCACCACCTGCAGTGCTGATGTCCCCCACCGCAAATCTCCCATGacccagggaaacagagctgaAGCTAAGGTAGAGCTGGCACTTTAAACCAGCCAAACTTTAATATTCGtttgaaaaaaatcctgcaaaccTTGTGATTTTTGGTTTTGCCATTTCATAGGTTTGGTCTGATTAAGATACTTCCAATTTGGTGTTTTGTGATTTCTCACACATTTTTGTTTTGACCACCAACTACAGTGAGGTGAAGGCCTCAGCAGAACTGCTTTTTCCTTTACAGCTTTGCCCTTGGGACTTTGCAAGAGTCCCTTAAATTTGgagcacagaaaaaggaaacctgacggatggggggaaaaaagcccaggTCTCTGCACACTCTGTAGGGTAACCCCACAAGGTCCAGCCCAAGCCTGGCTCCCTTGAGCAGAGTCACATCTGTTCCATCTCAtgggggagcagagctgggcttcCTACCTGACATCGGGGTACTTGGTGatgaagcccagcacctccagactGAGCAGCGCTGGGTCCTTGAGGCAGATCAGCTCACGCAAGGCAAACACAGCCTCGAGGCTCTGCTGGCTCCTGTCCAGGCCCTGTGAAGGAAAGCGGGCTGTCTGGAAGGAGGCCACTATGGCAGCTGGAGCAGAGATGCAGCCTGGCCCTTGAGGCACTCACCCAGGCCCCACATGGGGCCCCAGCCTGCAGCTTGCCTACCTCCCCCGAAAGGATGCTTGTGGCTGGTGTCTCCTGGCTTGGCAGCGTCCCAGCAGTCTGGGCTGGCTTGGCTCCTAGCACAGGGCCCCAGCCCAATAAGAGATGAGGCTGTGCAGCCTCAGCAACCTGCACTGGGCAGGATGGACAGTCCTGCAGGTTCTTAATCCAGCCAATGCCTCCCATCTTCACCTCATACCCCTTTGCCTGCCCTGCCTGTAACAGCTATGCCTTGCCTGTGGGCTGATGTCCCCATTCTGTCTGCtggggacttgggggggggggggtggcagggggcaggggagggataGGAGGGTGATAGAGACATGCTGCGAGCTATTTGCTCTGAGCTGGGCACTGACCTCCCTAAGGAGCAGCCTTGTGGTCTGTGCCATGTCCCCGCTAGTGGCCCAACCCTGGCTCCCTGCCCCACTCAGCTGCCTCTCTCACCAGGCCATGGAAGAGTTCCCGAAGCTGTGTGGCATCCTGCAGCAAGCGGTCACAGAGCTGGCCCCGCTCCTCCTCACTTTTGCACACCATCTTCTTCTGCATGAGTGCCCGTAGGTATTGGCTTGTCACCAGGTGCTCGCTCTCCATCAACAGGAGCTGGGCACAAGGTAGGGGAGAGCCATTTGCTGTGGGCACCCTAGGCACCAGCCTGGGAGCCAGGCCTGAATTGcctgggaaaaggcagaggggaaggagaCCAAACGCGATGCCAAGCAGTGGGGACAGCTTACTGGGAAGCCCCCTTGCAACTGGCCAGAGCAGACAGAGAGGCCAGCTGAGCTTGGGGGGGAACCCTGAGTAGCTCTATGCAATGGTGCCCTCTGGGCTGCTCCAGAGGAGACAGGCTCTTCAGCACATCCCTCAGTGACTGTGATCTGGAAACTTTCCTGCAAGACCAAACTGCTTCTCGAGCAGGATGCGTCCCTGAACCTCCGTTTCCCTCCCAGCATCCtgctggctctgggctgcatcccagCACGGCACCCAACTGCCCCACCCCCTAGCCCTACAGATGAGCAGCCACTTGGAGGATGCATGAGGGATGCCCTGCAGCAACTGTACCATGAAGATGGGTTTCCTGACGCGGGAGAAGTCCTTTGCATACTTGTCTATCACTTCGCACATGCTGCTGACCAGCTGGGACCCAGAGAGCCACTTGCGGGAAGGCAGCTGCATGCACAGGGGCTGAAAGAAGCACAGGCACAGTGTGAGGTGCTCTGCTTTGCACTGCCCTTGCAGTAGTTCCCAGTTAAGGAGCAGTACAACATCCCATAGCACTTGCCCTGCTGCTACCTTGCAAGCCTGTctgctttgccttgcaaaaccCCCAAGCCTGTTGCTACAATAGGGTCCTGCCAGTCAAAAGTCAACATAAAAACGTAGAAGTGGTCTAGATTAGGTAAAGGAAAGAGATACACTGGGCGCTGCCCCTCTCAGGCCACCTTGATGCCCAAAGTTAAGCATTTTGGGTTGTTGAGCTTCGTTGCCACTGTTGGGCACCCCACTGTGGGTAGCACCTGAGGCCTGGTGCAGTGAGCTGCTCCTTGCACATGTTTCTGGCCTGCCCTGGTgtgaattttacttttaatttccaCTTATTCCACTTTCCATGTGTAgacataaaatacagttttggcTGAGGGCTTCAATCTCCTCTTTCCCTGCTGTCCTTGCAGGCTGCGTTTGCCCTTTCCGTGTCTGGAGGCACAAAGCTCAGCTGGGGCCATGGCAGTCTCCGTGTTGCCTGTGAGTATTTCATCCTTTAGCTGCTCCTTTGTTTTCACAGCATGCACCTTCCAGCACTAAATAGCACTGccttattttttccagattttgtcCAGCTTCCAGGGATGCTAAATTTGACTATGTTGGCAGGAAACGACTTGGGCAGTTGCACATTAGCCCATATCCTCCACGCAGCCATTGCCTCTCTCCTGTTTGGTTTTCTGCCATGAAACAGCCATAAAAACAAGAGTGAGGAAGCTCAGGTGGGCTGTGGCTCCCAGTCTGTATAAGTTACTGGTTTGGGGGCCATTCGCTGCGTGCCCTAGTGATACAGCACAGTGCTGGCTGGCAGAAGGCACAATGTGAACTGCCTGCAGTTTACTAGGGCCCAGGGAGCCAGGCCAGCAGAGAGATATGCAGGGTCATAGCAGGCCAGAtgcagcctgatgagacagggaaTGTGAAAGGTATTGTGGGCAGGAACAGGCCTGGGGGTGTTGCAGTGGTGCTGCTCTTTTGGGGGACTGGGCTGTCTCAGTCCTGCCAGCCTCTGGAGCTGCAGACACACATACCTGCAggtccaggagcagctcctccagcagcagctggcagaCTTTCCTCTGTGTCCTGTCCAGAGCGGCCCGGAGGGACACAGGGACTTCACTGTGGGCCGTATCAGGGTGCAGAGAGCGGACAGAGGAgctaggagagagagaagagggggaTAGGCAGCCTGGGAACCACAGTGGGGACACTGGCCCTGCAGGAAGCTtggcaggaggctggggaggatATGGCCTTGCGGGTAGCAGGGTAGCTCTGGGAGGCAGCCATAGGGTGGTTGAAAGTGGGGCATGTTACCTGAGAGCCAGGTTGTTGTTGAGCACAGCGAGCAGGTAGGGGATGTAGTACTTGGGTATGGTACGGTCCCTCTGGTGCTCCTTCCCACATTGCACTAGGGCTTCCCGCAGACTGCAACACAGCAAGGGAACCATGATGGGCAGAGCCCCAGACATCTATCCACAAGTGCCTGGACTCAGGATGCCCCTGCAACCCTTGGAGGCACATAGGCCTCTCACAATTCTCCCAGCTTTTATGGCTCttcccaggccctgctgcaggctggagAGAGACAGGGCATTGGGCAGGGCAGGTTAAGGAACCCATTCTGGACTCCTCTGGGCAGGCTTCAGTGCTACCAGAGAGGTGCTTGGAACAGCAGGTCCCCTGAAGCTAATGGCCCCTGGAAACAAGATAATTGTCCCATAAGGTCCTGGAAGATTGGCGTTGGAGCCCAGTGTGACCTGGATCAGCACTGGGCACCGCACAGTAGATCTCGGGCACCAGCCTGCGGTGCCAGGGTGTGGAGGCCTGGAGGCTGTGAGGATGGCCAGGGCCATGAGGGGCTCCACTCACTGGCCCAGAAATGCCTCAAGCTCCTCCATGGCCATGCTGTAGACCTTCTGCTGCAGAGAGCCTGTTATCAGGGAGGCCACCTGGATATTCTCATTCAGcatctgcagagggagaggagggcagggtGTAGATCAATGGGAGGCTGCGAGCCACGgccccctttttggggagctCTCAGCATGAccctgccccacctgcccctcAGGGAGCATTGCATATCCACCCCTCTCTTGGTGACAGCTTGGTTGGGAGAGAGGAGAGCCTGGCCACCTCTCAGAGCCACAGAGAGCATAATGTGGCCCTGGACAAGCCCCAGCACCAGGTGGATGCAGTGAGGTGCCTGGTGCCAGCCTGCAGTGCTGGGGACCCACCTGCATGACAATTACAGGCAGGGCTGACTGGAAGAAGCCCTGGTGGTCCATCTCAGGTTCTTCCTCCCTGAACCACTCCTTGAACTCCACCTCCAGGGTTCTCTGCATCCACTCAAGCACGCTGGCCTGTAGGACAGACACTCACCATGGCCAGCCCAGGGAGTCAGGTACCAACTCCCTTCAGACTCAACACATAGCATAGCATAGCTAGCACCACATCAAAAGCCTCAAGGGCCTTGTCCCACAGGTCAGGGGCTCATGCTGCTGTGGGAGCTGGCATAGTGCCCCTGGTTGTGTCCCCCTCCCACCATTGTACACACGCAACCCTGCTCACCTACCTTGACTTTCAGCACGTATTTCCTCTCTGTCTGATCTACAAGGTCAGGAGACATCAAGGGGCCCAGAGCTGAAATGTCCACTTCTGGGAGAAGGCCAGGGTGACTCATCATCTCTGGGCTGGAAGACAGAAGTGGGACAGGATTGGGAAGACTGGTCCCTGGATTGGGAAGAGCAgttcctgcctctccctctgccctcccggTGTTCTTCCCCAGGCACTCAGAGCCATTCTTCTGGCCTGCCTGCATGCCAGTGACACAACCCAGCTCCATGTATGTTCTCTGCTCACAGGGCCAGCACTAGCACTGACCTGTGGTACACATGGAGCACCCActcaaggaggaggaaaagcGCCTGTTTGTCCAGGTCCTCTTGGAGGATGTCCTGGAGGTGGCTGGTGAGGGCCTGGTGGTACATGGCAGTGCAGATGCTGAGGATGTTGTAGTGAGCTGGGACACACTGTACCATCAGGTCCTTTACCACATGCAGCTCAGCCACGACATCCCTCTGCAGTGCTGCCAGGTGTCTGGACAGCCCTGGGCCTGTGGTGTCCACACAGGCAGGGTGGAAGTGGGATCCTGTGATGGTCTCCTGGAGGATATGGTAAAACTTCTGCCTCCAGCCCTTGGGGCGGCCAGGGGGCAGGAAGGTGGCGTCCAGGAGCAGAGCGTCATCTATTTTCTCCTCCCGCTCGATGATCCTTACAGCGGAGACGAAAAGGACTGGGTCCTCCCTCACCAGCTGAAGGCTACGACCCACGATGCCCCACAGCTGCTTGGCCAGGGTCTCGTTGAGCTCCTGCAGGCCACTGAAGTAGGACAGCACAGTGGCCTGGGCACTGGAGAGTCCATGGaggtgcagctggaagaggaTGTCATCCCGGAGGTGCTCCAACATCATGAGCTCAGCATGGGCCTCCAGGAGGTGCTGCTCGTGGAGCAGCTGCAGGGTATGGGAAAAAACTTCATGGActgtgggagagggaggagaaatgaCAAGATTGAGCACTGGAGTTGAAGGGGATTGGCGCTGGGGCTGTGGGCATCAGCAGGAAGATCCCAAGAAGAAGGGTCTGAGACCTGGGGCTCCGCGAAAACAGTGCTGGGACAGGTTCTGGGGAGGCAgtggcatctccatcctcagagactTTCCAAACCCAACCAGACAaggcctgagcaacctgctctaactttgCCACCAAAGAGCAAAGGGGCTCTCCCTGCATGAAGCCAGAGTTGCACTTGAGCACTCCCAAGTGCCTTTCAGCCAAAACCCCCAAGGACTGGGTGAATACCTTACCTGAGAATAGCTGGGGCAGGACCTTTACCACTGAGGCCAGTTGCACATGCTCCGCCATCAGTGCCCGCATCTGCTGCAAGACCTGGAAGTGGTCAGCACTGTCGAGCAGGGCCCACCGTGCAGCCCCCAAGTCCTGGCACACACTCTGCACCTCCTCGGCCGCTGACCgcagctgctgcagccctgcgtTCACTCCCTCCAGGTAGGACTGGACAGTCGACTGGGGAGCAGAAGAGGATGAAGGAGCAATGGGGAAGCTCTCAAAGGATGGGGGACTCGCACACCCTTTgttccagccctgccaggcctcTGCAGCACGTGGTCTGCACTCCGACAAGGTTGCATCTGCCTCTCTCATTATGCTGCCACATCTCCCACATCTCCCACAATGTCCCTATCCCACAGCTCCTGCTCTCCCCATGTACACCCAGCCCCAAGAAACCCGCTCCAGCAACAGGAATGGCCCATTTCACCCTTTTGCTCCAGTGACAGGAATGGCCCAGATGTCTgctttcagctttaaaataatactaaaatatttgcaGGACACAGGTCCCCACTGCGCCCCCGAGACAGATTAATGGCACGAAACACCTCAGTGGCCACACAAACGTTCCTCCAAAATGGATTTCCATCTTTTCAGCCCTCCAGTGGCACTGGTACGTCTCCATGCTCTCTCCGCCCCTTTCACCTCTGGCTTCTGATATGAAGAAGCATTTTTACCCAGCATTGACAGAAACAGGTTTTCTCTGAAGCCACATTACTTAAAATTAGTCCTCTCCTGGACAATTTCCCCACAACTAGGGCAGGATAAACCATCTCCGAAATCAGGATAGCCAGGACAAGGTCCAAGGTGCTCAGACCACTCACGTCCTGAGGTCAGTGTTTCTTGAGGTCATATAAAAAAGGATCATAGAGTCACCCTGACCAGGTAGGCATGCACAGTGACCAGTTAAATCCCTTATCTCTGTGTAAAAATACTGTTTCTCCTGTGCGGATttgcaggcagggatggggcaggCTGGAGCTCTTCACCTCCTCCCAGCCATAGAGAAAGGGAGCCCTTGGTGCTGGGATAGGGAAGCAACAGGGAGCACTGGTTTCTGCACATGGGATGCATTGGATATCCTTGGTATTTTGCTTCTAATTACAGAGAGAGATGCAGGAATCCCATTTTAGCACTTTAACCACACTGCAACCAAGAGGGTTAGGGCAGGAGGGGGTTCTCCTGGCTCTTTCCCCCCCCAACAACAGCATTTCTCCCATCAAAAGCCAGCACAAAGACAAGATTGTTCCAGAAGTGCAAAAAAAGTGATTTGATGCAGAAGACCAGACCCTGGCTGGGATCCCTGCATGGGAAGAGAGTCAAGCTGTGTGTGCTCATCAGGTGGGATGTGGCAAACACCCACCTTCAGCCGGGACTGGATGGAGCTGTTCCTCTGTGTTTCCCGGCTCCGGTACTGCCCAAGCCCTTCTAGTTTCTCGGGGCAGTAGAACACCCCTGAAGCCCATTTCAGAGCAGCTCCTCTTGCTAACTTCTCAGCCTTCTCCACTTCTGGCCATTCCTCATCTGGGGGTGAAGCCGGGGTTAATGAGTGAAATGTGCCTCTCCTTGTGGGGCAGGaagggcccccagggccagaGGCAGGAAACCGGCCACAAGCGGATGTTCTAGCACACACAGATGTGGGAAGCCAGACAAGGCAGCAGCAAGCAGGCCCTTCCGGGAGGGCCCCAAGAGGGATCCCAGTGACACAGGTCGGAGGCCATGCAGCAGTCATGGCAGAGGACTACCCCAAAGAGCTGCCAACTGCCCTGTCAGCTCAGGCTGTCACCAAAGTTGGGAGTGTGTCCCCTTGTTGGCCGGTGGGGGAGGGATCTCACACCACCTGGGAAGGCCTTGGCAGGGCTGAGTCCTCAGCAATGAGTCAGCAGAAGGAATGGAGGGGCGACAGCTTGCACAGTCTCTCTGCATGAAGGAGTCCCCAGAGGGGTTGATTTAGAGGGCCCTGGGGCCACCCTTGCCTGGGCAGCTCCACTACTGAAGGCAGAGTCAGACTGAGGTGAGGCCAGGAGGCTCCTGGACTTTTCAGTCTCCCACAGGCACTGGCTGCAGCTGTGTGGGGCCAGCCATTGTGTCCTGCCTTGGCCCTGGTACAGGGTATGAAGACATGCCAGTGGCCATCTTTCCAGGACTGGGGCTGAGAGTTGGCACAATTATCACATgctcacccccatccccagcacctggATTCattgttttctcccttctccagaaGCTCTCCCAGCTTGGGACCCTCCATAGCCCCACAGGGACATCACCTAGCCCCGAGCTAGGGTCCCATGCTCCTGATGAGCCTGTCTGCACTGGGCCCGTGGACTTCAGGGGAAAGCAGCAGGTTTGGGGAAGAGCTGTGCGGCGGGTAGCACTGTCCCCAGTAAGTGCTAAAAAGATGGGCAGCTCATCAGGAAGGAGGGGAGATCACCCTGCGCAGCAAGGGATGATCCCAGCCTGCTGTGGTTATCACTGCCAGGAAGCAGGGCTGGGCTTCCACCCACCCAAAGGCAGAAGGCATTGTGCCTGGCATGGGGAAAAGGTCCATCAGATGGTTGGGcagaggctgggggagcacagGCATCACTGAGAGCCCCTAGCCCTGGAGATGCACTGCCAGTAATTGTatccctcccctgcccaggaTGCCAGCTCCGTGGGGGACCGCGCTGTCCCCATTACCTTTGGGGCTCACGGTGTGCTCATCCTCCGCAGACATGCCCATCGTCTCAGTGCTGCGTGCAAGCTccagggtgcagggctgggctgtgCGGAGGAAGCCGGCAGCCGTTTCCTCAGCGAGTGCATGCACACTCCTCAGGGGCTCATTGTGTTCTCGCAGACACACTCAGGATGTCAGgaactggggggagcgggggaaggcACTGTAGTCACTGCAGGTCGCAGGCTTTGCAAATAGAAATCATGTCCTGTGTGCCCTTCCCATCCCAaccccccctcttcccctccccctcccccccccccccagtttggtTCATCCTGGGCATGCAGCCAACATAGACCCAGTGCCTGCCTTGTGGGGTGGTCTCAATCACAGCTGGATGTTGCAGTGcagggctgcaaagcagctcgTGTGGCTCAAGGAGGGTAGTGAGGTGTCCCTAATCGGTATTGGCTGCCCAGGGGTGCCTGCCTGGGCAGTGTGAGCTGGGTTTGTGTGTTCATTGCACTTTCTGTATCTGTAGCAGGAGCCCACCAGAAGGTGGCACGGTCAGAGATCTCACTCTgcccaggtgaggctgctgcCCTACACATCTCTGGAAACAAAACTACCAACGAACGGTTGCCTGGATGAATGCAGCCTGAGAGGACTTTCAGGGTGCAGGGGGGAAGAGGGTCAAACCTCAGCAAATCCGAGGTACGACTTGAAGGCAGGGTATACAGCAGGG from Struthio camelus isolate bStrCam1 chromosome 10, bStrCam1.hap1, whole genome shotgun sequence includes the following:
- the EXOC3L1 gene encoding exocyst complex component 3-like protein; the protein is MGMSAEDEHTVSPKDEEWPEVEKAEKLARGAALKWASGVFYCPEKLEGLGQYRSRETQRNSSIQSRLKSTVQSYLEGVNAGLQQLRSAAEEVQSVCQDLGAARWALLDSADHFQVLQQMRALMAEHVQLASVVKVLPQLFSVHEVFSHTLQLLHEQHLLEAHAELMMLEHLRDDILFQLHLHGLSSAQATVLSYFSGLQELNETLAKQLWGIVGRSLQLVREDPVLFVSAVRIIEREEKIDDALLLDATFLPPGRPKGWRQKFYHILQETITGSHFHPACVDTTGPGLSRHLAALQRDVVAELHVVKDLMVQCVPAHYNILSICTAMYHQALTSHLQDILQEDLDKQALFLLLEWVLHVYHSPEMMSHPGLLPEVDISALGPLMSPDLVDQTERKYVLKVKASVLEWMQRTLEVEFKEWFREEEPEMDHQGFFQSALPVIVMQMLNENIQVASLITGSLQQKVYSMAMEELEAFLGHLREALVQCGKEHQRDRTIPKYYIPYLLAVLNNNLALSSSVRSLHPDTAHSEVPVSLRAALDRTQRKVCQLLLEELLLDLQPLCMQLPSRKWLSGSQLVSSMCEVIDKYAKDFSRVRKPIFMLLLMESEHLVTSQYLRALMQKKMVCKSEEERGQLCDRLLQDATQLRELFHGLGLDRSQQSLEAVFALRELICLKDPALLSLEVLGFITKYPDVSDEHVSTLLDLRGDVSKEVRHMVLEMMAQHPQALPESYQPIFSIILVPAPELPFCLRKGKCA